In Stenotrophomonas sp. 169, one DNA window encodes the following:
- a CDS encoding glycosyltransferase, producing MIGVIIPAHNEAAAIQHCLASVSRAAQHPRLRGEAVLTVVALDSCTDATAAVCEGQGVMAIAVNARCVGAARAAAADYAIAQGARWIASTDADTIVPRDWLSRQVGCGADAFCGVVNVADWMDYPDAVRDAFAQRELVRDGHRHIHGANMGVNTPAYLAAGGFQTLSTGEDVALVSALSNTRASIAWHAKPAVLTSARRSARAPHGFSEFLRALEREVLDVGTRLLPTRALQG from the coding sequence ATGATCGGCGTCATCATTCCGGCCCACAATGAGGCGGCCGCCATCCAGCACTGTCTGGCCTCTGTCAGCCGCGCCGCCCAGCATCCGAGATTGCGGGGCGAGGCCGTGCTGACCGTCGTGGCGCTGGACAGCTGCACCGACGCAACGGCGGCGGTGTGTGAGGGGCAGGGCGTGATGGCCATTGCAGTAAATGCGCGCTGCGTTGGCGCTGCACGTGCGGCCGCCGCGGATTATGCAATTGCCCAGGGGGCGCGTTGGATCGCCAGCACGGACGCCGATACGATCGTGCCCCGCGACTGGCTGAGCAGGCAGGTAGGCTGTGGTGCAGATGCCTTCTGCGGCGTGGTGAACGTCGCCGACTGGATGGACTATCCGGATGCGGTTCGAGACGCCTTCGCGCAACGCGAACTTGTCAGGGATGGTCATCGCCATATCCATGGGGCCAACATGGGCGTGAACACGCCTGCTTACCTGGCCGCTGGCGGTTTCCAGACACTTTCCACCGGCGAGGATGTCGCGTTGGTGAGTGCGCTGAGCAATACCCGCGCATCCATTGCATGGCATGCGAAGCCTGCCGTGCTCACCAGTGCCCGCCGCTCGGCGCGCGCACCGCACGGTTTCAGCGAATTCCTGCGGGCGTTGGAGCGGGAAGTCCTTGATGTCGGTACGCGGCTGCTGCCGACGCGAGCGCTGCAGGGCTGA
- a CDS encoding PIG-L family deacetylase codes for MESVKPVSPRPRIEGQGTPEAEWESSSWLGALPTREAHSVLQDVRRLVIVSPHPDDEVLGCGGLMQAAARLGTDVHVISVTDGEACYPDQPLWPAARLRDARRHELATAMRELGLDATHVTLLGLPDGGVSLREAELVTLLVAQLLPGDLVLGPWVHDAHPDHEATGRATLEAATARGVRALQYPVWAWHWMDPHTTMGPWRVASRVALCDASMSRKQQAMRAFATQMGAVDGLDCAPILPDHVTARFKRPYEVLIG; via the coding sequence ATGGAGTCTGTAAAACCTGTTTCCCCTCGACCCCGGATTGAAGGGCAGGGCACGCCGGAAGCCGAGTGGGAATCGTCTTCGTGGCTGGGCGCGCTGCCAACACGCGAGGCCCATTCGGTACTGCAGGACGTGCGCCGGCTGGTTATCGTGTCGCCCCATCCGGATGATGAAGTGCTGGGCTGTGGTGGCCTCATGCAGGCGGCCGCACGCCTCGGTACGGACGTGCATGTGATCTCGGTAACCGACGGCGAGGCCTGCTATCCCGATCAACCGTTGTGGCCTGCTGCGCGCCTGCGCGATGCGCGGCGGCACGAACTGGCCACCGCCATGCGCGAGCTTGGGCTCGATGCCACCCATGTGACCTTGCTGGGCCTTCCTGATGGTGGCGTCAGCCTGCGCGAGGCCGAACTGGTCACGTTGCTGGTGGCACAACTGCTGCCGGGTGACCTGGTGCTGGGTCCGTGGGTGCATGATGCCCATCCGGACCACGAGGCAACCGGACGTGCGACGCTGGAGGCAGCAACGGCTCGCGGTGTGCGTGCGCTGCAGTATCCGGTATGGGCATGGCACTGGATGGATCCGCACACCACCATGGGGCCGTGGCGCGTGGCCTCGCGCGTCGCCCTGTGTGACGCCTCGATGTCGCGCAAGCAGCAGGCAATGCGGGCGTTCGCCACCCAGATGGGCGCGGTGGACGGACTCGACTGCGCGCCCATCCTGCCCGATCACGTTACCGCGCGTTTCAAGCGGCCCTACGAGGTGCTGATCGGATGA
- a CDS encoding class I SAM-dependent methyltransferase → MSTAAYFDTLYQQPDPFQYRSRWYEARKRALTIAALPRQRYQKAWELGCSNGVLTAELAPRCDTLLGTDISADALTEAAASTRMYPHVTLERAVHPQDWPAGRFDLIVISEVGYYLAEPDLEQLAVGLRETLADGGLLLGCHWRHGFDEARSNTDQVHEALGQGLVEAFTYRDDDLLLQGWSTQATSVAQWEGLR, encoded by the coding sequence ATGAGTACCGCCGCCTACTTCGATACCTTGTATCAGCAGCCTGACCCGTTTCAGTACCGTAGCCGCTGGTATGAAGCGCGCAAGCGTGCGCTCACCATCGCCGCGCTCCCACGGCAGCGGTATCAGAAAGCGTGGGAGCTGGGCTGCTCGAATGGCGTGCTCACGGCGGAGCTGGCGCCGCGTTGTGACACGCTGTTGGGTACCGATATCAGCGCAGACGCCTTGACCGAGGCGGCCGCTTCCACGCGCATGTATCCCCACGTGACGCTTGAACGCGCCGTGCACCCGCAGGACTGGCCTGCCGGCCGGTTCGATCTGATCGTGATCAGCGAAGTCGGGTACTACCTGGCGGAGCCTGATCTTGAGCAGCTCGCTGTTGGCCTGCGTGAGACCCTCGCCGATGGCGGCCTCCTGCTGGGCTGCCACTGGCGGCATGGGTTTGATGAGGCCCGCAGCAACACTGACCAGGTGCACGAAGCACTCGGCCAGGGCCTGGTTGAGGCGTTCACTTATCGCGACGATGATCTGCTACTTCAGGGATGGAGCACGCAGGCGACCAGCGTGGCGCAATGGGAGGGGCTGCGATGA
- a CDS encoding serine hydrolase domain-containing protein: protein MSARWETIFENRTQSPSSAETDKIEHSITAIKMALKGRTGRRVKAMPRQVSFHRLLVAAALFLAASAALAKPPAEVAFEEWLAAFNSNDRAKIRAFNKRRFDDAEHNLEYLLDSREETGGLDVFEIERNEPKLLVAMTRERNFPAYRRVTVSFDQASGTKLVEVRQDPQRMTQDEALNAFDAFAAHLAEMDRFSGVLVIEQNGKRLYGKAFGLADRENNVPVHLDTPFLFASQGKMFTAVAVLQLSHAGKLGLDDPVGKYLTDYPNKEMAKVTIRQLLSHQGGTGDIGVLQPEESSDRAWVRTIDDLIKLNGNRAPSFKPGSEFEYSNYGFVLLGAVVEKITGQSYYAYLDEHVFAPAGMTATRYPDVENMYGIARGYTQQPTGDLVPSADQLPWRGTPAGGGVTTAGDEVRFVDALRAGRLIPLTLLSEAIKQQTDWYGYGFISSGPDEFPHWGHGGGAAGNSAALSVYPTNDMAMACLSNRDPPVCDRLLINLHWHLAPPAAAK from the coding sequence GTGAGCGCAAGATGGGAAACGATCTTCGAGAACCGGACACAATCGCCGAGCAGTGCCGAAACCGACAAGATTGAACACTCAATCACCGCAATCAAGATGGCGCTCAAGGGGCGCACTGGAAGGCGCGTGAAGGCCATGCCACGGCAGGTTTCGTTTCACCGCCTGCTTGTCGCAGCGGCGCTCTTTTTAGCAGCCTCAGCCGCACTGGCCAAACCACCTGCCGAGGTGGCGTTCGAAGAGTGGCTGGCAGCGTTCAACAGCAACGACCGCGCAAAGATACGCGCGTTCAACAAGCGTCGGTTTGATGACGCGGAACACAACCTAGAATACCTGCTCGACAGCCGCGAAGAAACGGGTGGGCTTGACGTCTTCGAGATTGAGCGCAATGAACCAAAGCTTCTGGTGGCAATGACGCGGGAACGTAATTTCCCAGCCTACAGACGAGTCACGGTGAGCTTCGATCAGGCCAGTGGGACGAAGCTTGTAGAGGTCCGGCAGGACCCGCAGCGGATGACCCAGGATGAGGCGTTGAACGCCTTTGACGCGTTCGCAGCACATCTGGCGGAAATGGATAGGTTTTCTGGGGTGCTGGTCATCGAACAGAATGGGAAACGGCTGTACGGAAAGGCCTTCGGGCTCGCTGATCGCGAGAACAACGTCCCAGTGCATCTGGACACCCCGTTCCTTTTCGCATCCCAAGGCAAGATGTTCACGGCAGTGGCGGTGCTGCAGTTGAGCCACGCTGGCAAGCTTGGCTTAGACGATCCCGTTGGAAAGTACCTGACAGACTATCCCAACAAGGAGATGGCCAAGGTAACCATCCGCCAACTTCTGTCGCACCAAGGCGGAACGGGCGACATCGGCGTGCTCCAGCCGGAGGAGAGCAGTGATCGCGCTTGGGTAAGAACCATCGACGATCTGATCAAGCTCAACGGCAACAGGGCACCGTCTTTTAAGCCTGGATCGGAGTTTGAGTACTCGAACTATGGCTTCGTTCTGCTCGGTGCAGTCGTGGAGAAGATTACCGGGCAAAGCTACTACGCGTACCTGGACGAGCATGTCTTCGCCCCGGCAGGGATGACCGCAACCAGATACCCCGACGTCGAGAACATGTATGGCATCGCTCGCGGCTACACCCAACAGCCCACTGGGGACCTAGTGCCCAGCGCAGATCAGCTGCCTTGGCGGGGAACGCCAGCAGGTGGCGGCGTCACCACGGCCGGCGATGAAGTGCGGTTTGTTGATGCGCTCAGGGCGGGGAGGCTGATTCCGCTTACCCTCTTAAGCGAGGCTATCAAGCAGCAGACAGACTGGTACGGCTATGGATTCATCTCATCCGGACCGGACGAGTTCCCCCACTGGGGTCACGGCGGGGGAGCGGCCGGCAACAGTGCGGCCCTATCGGTTTACCCGACCAACGACATGGCCATGGCATGCCTGAGCAACCGGGATCCTCCCGTGTGCGACCGATTACTGATCAATCTGCATTGGCACTTGGCTCCGCCAGCGGCAGCGAAGTAA